A stretch of the uncultured Cohaesibacter sp. genome encodes the following:
- the def gene encoding peptide deformylase has protein sequence MAVLDIVKLPDPILREQSAPIERVDDDLRRLVENMFETMYDAPGIGLAGVQVGVTRRLFTVDCAKEGEDKNPLCFINPEIIWKSDEISTYEEGCLSIPEYYAEVERPAEIKIRYMDQFGKNQELHCDGLLSTCVQHEFDHLNGALFIDYISKLRRDRVIKKFTKLAKQQEKQGIL, from the coding sequence ATGGCTGTACTGGATATCGTAAAATTGCCGGACCCGATCCTGCGCGAGCAATCGGCTCCTATTGAGCGCGTCGATGATGACCTTCGTCGCCTTGTCGAAAACATGTTCGAAACCATGTATGACGCCCCGGGCATTGGTCTGGCGGGCGTGCAGGTTGGCGTGACCAGACGGCTCTTCACCGTCGATTGTGCCAAGGAGGGCGAGGACAAGAATCCGCTCTGCTTTATCAACCCGGAAATCATCTGGAAATCGGACGAGATCAGCACCTATGAAGAAGGCTGCCTGTCGATTCCGGAATATTATGCCGAGGTGGAGCGCCCAGCCGAGATCAAGATCCGCTACATGGACCAGTTTGGCAAGAATCAGGAACTGCATTGCGATGGTCTGCTGTCCACCTGCGTGCAGCATGAATTTGACCATCTCAACGGTGCACTTTTTATCGATTATATCTCGAAATTGCGTCGCGATCGGGTGATCAAGAAATTCACCAAACTTGCCAAGCAGCAGGAAAAGCAGGGCATTCTCTAG
- the pstB gene encoding phosphate ABC transporter ATP-binding protein PstB, with the protein MQDTNPNMQDAKVRAKPIKMSGEKVTVHYGEKQALFEVDLKVEENQVTALIGPSGCGKSTFLRCLNRMNDTIDICRVGGTIKLGNNDIYDPKVDVVELRARVGMVFQKPNPFPKSIFENVAYGPRIHGLCRNKAEMEEVVVSSLQKAGLFEEIKDRLDEPGTGLSGGQQQRLCIARAIAVSPEVILMDEPCSALDPIATAKVEELIDELRENYTIVIVTHSMQQAARVSQRTAFFHLGNLVEEGPTDMIFTNPKDQRTQDYITGRFG; encoded by the coding sequence ATGCAGGATACCAACCCGAATATGCAGGACGCCAAAGTGCGCGCGAAACCGATCAAAATGTCCGGCGAGAAAGTGACCGTTCATTATGGCGAGAAGCAGGCTCTGTTCGAAGTCGATTTGAAAGTAGAAGAAAATCAGGTGACTGCGCTGATCGGCCCGTCTGGCTGTGGCAAGTCCACCTTTCTGCGCTGCCTGAACCGAATGAATGATACGATTGACATTTGTCGTGTCGGCGGCACCATCAAACTTGGCAACAATGACATTTACGATCCAAAAGTGGACGTGGTCGAGCTTCGGGCCCGTGTCGGCATGGTGTTCCAGAAGCCAAACCCTTTCCCCAAGAGCATCTTTGAGAATGTAGCCTATGGCCCGCGCATTCATGGACTGTGCCGTAACAAGGCAGAGATGGAAGAGGTTGTTGTCTCCTCTTTGCAGAAGGCTGGGCTGTTTGAAGAAATCAAGGACCGTCTTGATGAGCCGGGCACCGGCCTGTCCGGTGGTCAGCAGCAACGTTTGTGTATTGCCCGCGCCATAGCGGTCAGCCCGGAAGTCATCCTGATGGATGAGCCCTGCTCGGCGCTTGACCCCATCGCGACGGCGAAAGTTGAGGAACTGATTGACGAGTTGCGTGAAAATTACACCATCGTCATCGTGACCCACTCCATGCAACAGGCAGCCCGTGTGTCGCAGCGCACCGCCTTCTTCCATCTTGGCAATCTGGTCGAGGAAGGCCCAACAGACATGATCTTCACCAATCCGAAAGACCAGCGCACGCAGGACTATATCACCGGCCGCTTCGGCTAA
- the truA gene encoding tRNA pseudouridine(38-40) synthase TruA, protein MPRYKLLIEYDGRPFAGWQRQDNAPTVMGLIETSLFKFTREQVVVFGAGRTDSGVHATGQVAHFDLERDWHSNKIREALNHFLKETGVAILGVEKVTDAFDSRFKAIRRYYRYRICNRRAPLTFEMGRAWQYSYPIDIDRMQQGADQLIGHFDFTTFRATACQAKSPWRTMEKLTISREGEWVYLDAMSRSFLHNQIRSFVGSLAEVGSGRKPVEWITEILEARDRRACGPVAPPDGLYLTQVDYPQEADFVIPEAPWQGHTKG, encoded by the coding sequence ATGCCTCGCTACAAGCTTCTGATCGAATATGACGGTCGCCCCTTTGCCGGTTGGCAGCGTCAGGACAATGCGCCGACCGTTATGGGCCTGATTGAAACGTCGCTGTTCAAATTCACCCGTGAGCAGGTGGTCGTGTTTGGCGCAGGCCGGACCGATTCCGGCGTTCATGCGACGGGACAGGTCGCCCATTTTGATCTGGAGCGGGACTGGCACAGCAATAAGATCCGTGAGGCGCTGAATCATTTCCTTAAGGAAACCGGCGTCGCCATTCTTGGCGTTGAAAAGGTCACCGATGCCTTTGACAGCCGCTTCAAGGCGATCCGGCGCTACTATCGTTATCGCATCTGCAATCGCCGTGCCCCGCTGACTTTCGAGATGGGCCGCGCTTGGCAATATAGCTATCCGATTGATATTGATCGCATGCAACAGGGGGCTGATCAGCTGATCGGTCACTTCGATTTCACCACCTTCCGCGCCACCGCCTGTCAGGCGAAAAGTCCATGGCGGACGATGGAGAAACTGACCATTTCCCGAGAGGGAGAATGGGTCTATCTCGACGCTATGTCACGCTCCTTCCTGCACAATCAAATCCGGTCTTTTGTCGGCTCGCTGGCCGAGGTCGGTTCAGGCCGCAAGCCCGTTGAATGGATCACTGAGATTCTCGAAGCCCGCGACCGTCGCGCCTGTGGCCCTGTGGCGCCCCCGGACGGCCTTTATCTGACACAGGTCGACTATCCGCAAGAGGCTGATTTTGTAATCCCCGAGGCCCCATGGCAGGGCCACACAAAAGGCTGA
- the phoU gene encoding phosphate signaling complex protein PhoU codes for MSDHIVSSYDEDLRDLTGRIAEMGGHAERMVEEAISALVRMDMSAAHATVAKDAVINKLDQEIEEKAVLTIARRQPMAKDLREIVATLRISIDLERVADLGKNIARNALALEGRSHPKQLMHGIEHMAEITLDQLRRTLDAYTAHDENAALAVVQKDREVDALYNSLFREFLTYMMEDPRNITVCTNLLFAAKHLERVGDHATNIAETIYYVKTGHTMDDRPL; via the coding sequence ATGTCCGATCATATTGTCTCGTCCTATGATGAAGACCTTCGTGACTTGACCGGTCGCATCGCCGAAATGGGCGGCCATGCCGAACGCATGGTGGAGGAAGCGATCAGTGCTCTGGTCCGCATGGATATGAGCGCGGCGCATGCCACAGTCGCCAAAGATGCAGTCATCAATAAGCTGGATCAGGAAATTGAAGAGAAGGCAGTGCTCACCATCGCCCGTCGCCAACCAATGGCAAAAGACCTGCGTGAGATCGTGGCTACATTGCGCATTTCCATTGATCTGGAGCGGGTTGCCGATCTTGGCAAGAACATCGCCCGCAATGCACTGGCACTCGAAGGCCGCAGCCATCCAAAGCAGCTGATGCATGGCATCGAGCATATGGCCGAGATCACCCTTGATCAGCTGCGCCGGACCCTTGATGCATATACTGCGCATGACGAAAATGCGGCTCTGGCCGTGGTCCAGAAAGACCGGGAAGTGGATGCGCTTTACAATTCCCTGTTCCGTGAGTTCCTGACCTACATGATGGAAGATCCGCGCAACATCACCGTCTGCACCAACCTTCTGTTTGCTGCGAAGCATCTGGAGCGCGTCGGAGACCATGCGACCAACATCGCGGAGACCATCTACTATGTAAAAACTGGCCACACGATGGATGATCGCCCGTTGTAA
- the fmt gene encoding methionyl-tRNA formyltransferase, translated as MRVIFMGTPDFAVPTLMEIVGQGHDVVAVYSQPPRPAGRGMDERKTPVHEKAELLGLPVFTPTSLKSEEEQEKFRALDADVAVVVAYGLLLPKAILDAPVEGCLNLHGSLLPRWRGAAPIQRAIMAGDAETGVQVMRMDEGLDTGDIAMSETIPITDAMTAQDLHDRMMALGADLMVRALAALSRGSLGSQPQAEEGVTYAKKIDKVEARIDFASPASEIHNKIRGLSPFPGAWCEMTIRGKAQRVKILRSELADGSGAPGTLLGDGMTVACGDGAIRLVELQRAGKGAMKADDFQRGADLKVGEVIG; from the coding sequence GTGCGTGTCATCTTTATGGGAACCCCGGATTTCGCGGTTCCAACCCTGATGGAAATTGTCGGGCAGGGCCACGACGTGGTCGCGGTTTACAGCCAGCCGCCCCGTCCGGCCGGTCGTGGCATGGATGAACGCAAGACTCCGGTGCATGAAAAAGCTGAACTGCTTGGCCTGCCGGTCTTCACCCCCACCTCGCTGAAATCGGAAGAAGAGCAGGAAAAATTCCGCGCGCTGGACGCCGATGTCGCCGTGGTGGTTGCCTATGGTCTGCTGCTGCCCAAAGCCATCCTCGATGCGCCGGTCGAGGGCTGCCTCAATCTGCATGGCTCGCTTCTGCCGCGCTGGCGCGGGGCCGCTCCCATACAGCGCGCCATCATGGCAGGTGATGCGGAAACCGGCGTGCAAGTGATGCGCATGGATGAAGGGCTTGATACCGGCGACATCGCCATGTCTGAAACCATTCCCATTACCGATGCCATGACCGCGCAGGATCTTCATGACCGGATGATGGCGCTCGGTGCCGATCTGATGGTTCGGGCTTTGGCGGCGCTGTCGCGCGGCTCGCTTGGTTCCCAGCCGCAGGCGGAAGAGGGTGTCACCTACGCCAAAAAGATCGACAAGGTCGAGGCGCGGATTGATTTTGCCAGCCCTGCATCCGAGATCCACAACAAGATCCGTGGTCTGTCGCCATTCCCCGGTGCGTGGTGCGAAATGACCATCCGCGGCAAGGCCCAGCGGGTGAAAATCCTTCGCTCCGAGCTGGCCGATGGCTCAGGTGCTCCCGGCACGTTGCTGGGCGATGGCATGACAGTTGCCTGTGGTGACGGCGCCATCCGTCTGGTCGAGCTGCAGCGGGCGGGCAAGGGCGCGATGAAGGCGGATGACTTCCAGCGCGGTGCAGACCTGAAAGTCGGTGAGGTGATCGGCTAG
- a CDS encoding carboxymuconolactone decarboxylase family protein — protein sequence MTKQQPQTATDNSNQTTNASDVNALERGRAYCAEHHSHLEAALAERYDQHLPGFSESLIEWAYGRHYSRGVVDAKTRQLATIAALTVLGGQTAPQLKVNIEHSLSVGATEAEIMEIIWQMAVYGGLPAAINGLNAAMEVFGDAPAPLTTNMQNENGEDG from the coding sequence ATGACAAAACAGCAACCACAGACCGCAACAGACAATAGCAACCAGACCACCAACGCGTCAGACGTGAACGCCCTTGAACGCGGGCGAGCCTATTGTGCCGAGCATCATTCCCATCTGGAGGCCGCACTGGCAGAGCGCTATGATCAGCACTTGCCCGGATTTTCCGAAAGTCTGATTGAATGGGCTTATGGGCGGCATTATTCCCGCGGCGTGGTGGATGCCAAAACACGGCAACTCGCCACCATTGCCGCCCTCACCGTATTGGGCGGGCAAACCGCACCTCAATTGAAGGTCAATATCGAGCATAGTCTGTCGGTCGGAGCGACCGAGGCAGAAATCATGGAAATCATCTGGCAAATGGCTGTCTATGGTGGCCTGCCTGCGGCGATCAATGGTCTGAATGCCGCCATGGAGGTGTTTGGCGATGCACCTGCTCCATTGACCACCAATATGCAAAATGAAAATGGTGAAGACGGTTAA
- a CDS encoding MerR family transcriptional regulator, which produces MKIGDLASLSGLSVHTIRYYEKVGLLPKAHRDGGGQRQYGTEITKWLRFLGHLKATGMGIADMVRYAQLRAQGPQTAKERRLMLEEQQQKVIDQIATLQATLPILEHKIALYHDIEQAHILEADHDKTATTDRNRQ; this is translated from the coding sequence ATGAAAATCGGTGATCTCGCCAGCCTGTCCGGCCTGTCTGTTCATACCATCCGTTATTACGAGAAGGTTGGGTTGTTGCCCAAAGCGCATCGGGATGGGGGCGGACAACGGCAATATGGAACGGAGATTACCAAGTGGCTGCGGTTTCTGGGGCATTTGAAGGCAACCGGCATGGGCATTGCCGACATGGTTCGCTATGCCCAACTGCGCGCCCAAGGTCCGCAAACCGCCAAAGAACGCCGCCTGATGCTCGAAGAGCAGCAGCAAAAGGTGATCGATCAGATTGCCACCCTGCAAGCCACTCTTCCCATTCTGGAGCACAAGATCGCTCTCTATCACGATATCGAACAGGCTCATATTCTGGAGGCAGACCATGACAAAACAGCAACCACAGACCGCAACAGACAATAG
- the dapE gene encoding succinyl-diaminopimelate desuccinylase, giving the protein MTNAPTALDITRKLIQCPSVTPKEGGALAYLDTLLSPRGFEVQRPVFSHSDTPDVENLFAKISGGEGPHLMFAGHTDVVPAGDESLWTLPPFAGETKDGKLYGRGAVDMKGGIGAFAAAVLKFIEQHGMPHGSISFLITGDEEGPALNGTVKLLEWAKERGESFSDAIVGEPTNPDALGDAIKVGRRGSQSGALTVTGQQGHVAYPHLAHNPVPVLAGIVARLNHAILDHGTDSFQPTNMEFISFDVGNETWNLIPKSATARFNCRYNDVWSPEKISDFVLTHAKDMLPNDDFDVKLELQPDISQVFLTKSESLINNFTASVERITGRKPDHSTDGGTSDARFIKDYCPVIEFGLVGQTMHKIDEHTEIKDLETLSDIYLDFLEHYFGIKE; this is encoded by the coding sequence ATGACCAACGCCCCCACCGCTTTGGATATCACCCGCAAGCTCATTCAGTGCCCCAGTGTCACCCCGAAGGAAGGCGGTGCGCTCGCCTATCTCGACACCCTGCTGAGCCCAAGAGGCTTTGAAGTCCAGCGCCCTGTCTTCAGCCATAGCGACACTCCCGACGTGGAAAATCTGTTTGCCAAGATTTCGGGCGGCGAAGGGCCACATCTGATGTTTGCCGGTCACACCGATGTCGTTCCAGCCGGGGATGAAAGCCTTTGGACCTTGCCCCCCTTTGCGGGCGAGACCAAGGATGGCAAGCTCTATGGCCGCGGTGCGGTGGATATGAAAGGCGGCATTGGTGCTTTTGCTGCGGCGGTGCTGAAATTTATCGAACAGCATGGCATGCCCCATGGCAGCATTTCCTTCCTGATCACTGGCGATGAAGAAGGCCCGGCGCTGAATGGCACCGTCAAGCTGCTCGAATGGGCCAAGGAGCGCGGCGAGAGCTTTTCTGACGCCATCGTTGGCGAGCCGACCAACCCGGATGCCTTGGGGGACGCCATCAAGGTGGGCCGTCGGGGCAGCCAGTCCGGCGCCCTCACCGTCACTGGCCAGCAGGGTCATGTGGCCTATCCGCATCTGGCGCATAACCCGGTGCCGGTTTTGGCAGGCATCGTTGCCCGTCTCAACCATGCCATCCTTGACCATGGCACCGATTCCTTCCAGCCAACCAATATGGAATTCATTTCCTTTGATGTTGGCAACGAAACCTGGAACCTCATTCCGAAATCGGCAACCGCGCGTTTCAATTGCCGCTATAATGATGTTTGGAGCCCGGAAAAGATCTCTGATTTTGTCCTCACCCATGCCAAAGACATGCTGCCAAATGACGATTTCGACGTGAAGCTTGAGCTGCAGCCGGACATTTCGCAAGTCTTCCTGACCAAGTCGGAAAGCCTGATCAACAATTTCACTGCGTCGGTCGAGCGCATCACCGGCCGCAAGCCGGATCATTCCACCGATGGCGGCACCTCGGATGCCCGCTTCATCAAGGATTATTGTCCGGTCATCGAATTCGGCCTTGTCGGCCAGACCATGCACAAGATCGACGAGCATACCGAGATCAAGGATCTGGAAACCTTGAGCGACATCTATCTCGACTTCCTTGAGCATTATTTTGGCATCAAGGAATAA
- the phoB gene encoding phosphate regulon transcriptional regulator PhoB: MSPKVMIVEDEEALSLLLRYNLEAEGYQVEVIARGDEAESRLQETLPDLLLLDWMLPGLSGIELCRRLRAKPKTLKLPVIMLTARGEESERIRGLSTGADDYVVKPFSVPELMARVRAILRRASPDLVATVLKAGDLELNRETHRVKRANREVNLGPTEYRLLEFLMQNPGRVYSREQLLDGVWGHDVYVDERTVDVHVGRLRKTINRGRVKDPIRTVRGSGYSFDDQFSVE; the protein is encoded by the coding sequence ATGAGCCCAAAAGTAATGATTGTGGAGGATGAAGAAGCCCTGAGCCTTCTTCTGCGTTACAATCTGGAAGCCGAAGGCTATCAGGTAGAAGTTATCGCCCGTGGGGATGAGGCAGAAAGCCGATTACAGGAAACCCTGCCTGATTTGCTGCTTCTTGATTGGATGTTGCCGGGCCTGTCTGGCATTGAGCTGTGTCGCCGTCTTCGCGCCAAACCCAAGACCCTGAAGCTTCCTGTCATCATGTTGACAGCAAGGGGCGAGGAATCCGAACGCATTCGCGGTCTGTCGACCGGGGCAGACGATTATGTGGTCAAGCCTTTCTCCGTGCCGGAACTGATGGCACGTGTGCGCGCGATCCTGCGCCGGGCCAGCCCTGATCTGGTGGCCACTGTGCTCAAGGCCGGGGATCTGGAACTGAACCGCGAGACCCACAGGGTCAAACGAGCCAATCGCGAGGTCAATCTGGGGCCGACTGAATATCGCCTGCTGGAATTTCTGATGCAGAATCCGGGCCGCGTCTATTCTCGCGAACAACTGCTTGATGGCGTTTGGGGCCATGATGTCTATGTTGACGAGCGGACCGTGGATGTCCATGTGGGCCGCCTGCGCAAGACCATCAATCGAGGCCGGGTGAAAGATCCGATCCGGACCGTGCGCGGCTCTGGTTATAGCTTTGACGACCAGTTCTCCGTCGAGTGA
- the pstA gene encoding phosphate ABC transporter permease PstA, with amino-acid sequence MTDVTPNQVDAIAENVNRELGLKKRYASETRFRLGGIAAISMGVLFLIILFWSIISKGYSAFEQTEIRLDLYLNEQIIDPSGNRSRSELQRAIRYNKIIEPAFYRALGIDPKDKTKRKEMREAKKLISRGAAIEIRDMVLNDPSLIGTRQTMWILADGDVDSFVKGQISRDISEKRRQISDQQIVWIDDLLEQGIMAKKFNTGLFTYGASSRAETAGIGVAAVGSIFMMITVLVLALPIGVAASIYLEEFAPKNRWTDLIEVNINNLAAVPSIVFGLLGLAVFINFAGLPRSASIVGGLVLTLMTLPTIIIATRSALKAVPPSIREAALGVGASKTQAIFHHVLPLATPGILTGTIIGLAQALGETAPLLMIGMVAFVKDFPVSPFDPATALPVQIYMWAGAAERAFVERTSAAIMILLGFLALMNISAVLLRRRFERRW; translated from the coding sequence ATGACTGATGTCACCCCAAATCAGGTCGACGCGATTGCAGAAAATGTCAATCGTGAGCTTGGCCTCAAGAAACGGTATGCCTCTGAAACCCGTTTCCGCCTCGGCGGCATCGCGGCCATTTCCATGGGCGTTCTGTTCCTGATCATCTTGTTCTGGTCGATCATTTCCAAAGGCTACAGCGCCTTTGAACAGACCGAAATCCGCCTTGATCTCTATCTCAATGAACAGATTATCGATCCGTCTGGCAATCGATCCCGCAGCGAGTTGCAGCGTGCCATTCGCTATAACAAGATCATTGAACCGGCCTTTTATCGCGCTCTGGGCATTGATCCCAAGGACAAGACCAAGCGCAAGGAGATGCGGGAAGCCAAGAAGCTGATTTCCCGCGGTGCCGCGATCGAGATCCGCGACATGGTATTGAATGACCCGTCGCTGATTGGCACTCGTCAGACCATGTGGATCCTGGCGGATGGCGATGTCGACAGCTTTGTCAAAGGACAGATCTCCCGCGACATCAGTGAAAAGCGCCGTCAGATCAGCGACCAGCAGATTGTCTGGATCGACGATCTGTTGGAGCAGGGCATCATGGCAAAGAAATTCAACACCGGCCTCTTCACTTACGGCGCTTCATCCCGTGCTGAGACCGCCGGTATCGGCGTGGCTGCTGTTGGGTCAATCTTCATGATGATCACGGTTCTGGTTCTGGCCTTGCCAATCGGGGTTGCCGCCTCGATCTATCTTGAGGAATTCGCGCCAAAAAACCGCTGGACCGATCTGATCGAAGTCAACATCAACAACCTTGCCGCGGTGCCATCCATCGTGTTCGGTCTGTTGGGTTTGGCCGTGTTCATCAACTTTGCCGGCCTGCCGCGCTCGGCTTCGATTGTCGGCGGTCTTGTTCTGACCCTGATGACACTGCCAACCATCATCATTGCCACCCGATCGGCGCTGAAGGCTGTTCCGCCATCAATCCGTGAAGCGGCGCTCGGGGTCGGAGCCTCCAAAACCCAGGCCATTTTCCACCACGTGTTGCCACTGGCCACACCGGGCATTCTGACCGGCACCATCATTGGTCTGGCGCAGGCGCTTGGCGAGACAGCCCCGTTGCTGATGATCGGCATGGTGGCGTTTGTCAAGGACTTCCCCGTCAGCCCGTTTGATCCGGCAACGGCATTGCCGGTCCAGATCTATATGTGGGCAGGAGCGGCAGAGCGCGCCTTTGTGGAACGGACTTCGGCAGCCATCATGATCCTTTTGGGCTTCCTCGCCCTGATGAATATTTCTGCGGTGCTTTTGCGTCGCCGCTTCGAGCGTCGCTGGTAG
- the dapD gene encoding 2,3,4,5-tetrahydropyridine-2,6-dicarboxylate N-succinyltransferase produces the protein MTQVDLASLQTMIDDAFEKRDSITNTTNGDIRDAVEKALTLLDNGHARVAEKGADGNWKVNQWLKKAVLLSFRLNPMEIIKGGPGDATWWDKVPSKFDGWSGLDFEKAGFRAVPNCIVRRSAHIGKGVVLMPSFVNLGAFVDEGTMVDTWATVGSCAQIGKNVHISGGAGIGGVLEPLQAGPVIIEDNCFIGARAEVAEGVIVREGSVLSMGVYIGASTKIIDRNTGEIFMGEVPPYSVVVSGTMPGKPLPDGSAGPGLYCAVIVKRVDERTRSKTSINDLLRD, from the coding sequence ATGACACAGGTTGACTTGGCTTCCCTTCAAACGATGATCGACGACGCGTTCGAGAAACGCGACAGCATCACCAACACCACCAATGGTGATATCCGCGATGCCGTCGAAAAGGCGCTGACCTTGCTCGATAACGGTCATGCGCGCGTCGCAGAAAAAGGTGCCGATGGCAACTGGAAGGTCAATCAGTGGCTGAAGAAAGCCGTGCTGCTGTCTTTCCGTCTCAATCCGATGGAAATCATCAAGGGTGGCCCGGGCGACGCGACCTGGTGGGACAAGGTGCCTTCCAAGTTTGATGGCTGGAGCGGCCTTGATTTCGAGAAAGCCGGTTTCCGCGCCGTGCCAAACTGTATCGTGCGTCGCTCTGCCCATATCGGCAAGGGTGTGGTTTTGATGCCGTCCTTTGTCAATCTGGGTGCTTTTGTTGATGAAGGCACCATGGTCGACACTTGGGCGACCGTTGGCTCCTGCGCCCAGATCGGCAAGAATGTGCACATTTCCGGCGGCGCTGGCATTGGCGGCGTGCTGGAGCCTTTGCAGGCAGGCCCCGTGATCATTGAAGACAATTGTTTCATCGGCGCGCGCGCCGAAGTGGCCGAGGGCGTGATCGTGCGTGAAGGCTCTGTGCTGTCGATGGGTGTCTATATCGGCGCATCGACAAAAATCATCGACCGCAATACCGGCGAAATCTTCATGGGTGAAGTTCCGCCCTATTCCGTGGTTGTCTCGGGCACCATGCCGGGCAAACCGCTGCCAGACGGGTCTGCCGGTCCGGGCCTCTATTGCGCGGTGATCGTCAAGCGTGTGGACGAGCGGACCCGCTCGAAAACCTCAATCAATGATCTGCTGCGCGATTGA
- a CDS encoding L,D-transpeptidase family protein — protein MAYQGKVSGKLLLTVTVLLSSTAVGAAAGTPVSQLPVSEKRTKHLDASLDAPVQIIVSRKDQRLRVFKDGEEIASSRVSTGKRGHTTPTGIYSILEKRRRHYSNLYDSAPMPYMQRLTWSGIALHESNSVPRYPASHGCVRLPNGFAKKLFSLTERGAHVVIANRDAAPELISHPVLFQPQEMTSFDKLSSVQAAERKAIKTFGKVALLSNKPPLDPLAHQMAKRLNRFEEIRDSEKPLRIFITRQAKGNLVHEVQTLLNKLGFDAGEPDGLVGKMTLNAVRDFVASKKGSIESRQTSLSTTIDQTLLAQLYQAAGKGEVPTGHLFVRHNFKPLFDAPIQIRNPEQALGAHLFTASLSREEEGKLDWRALSLGDKLTARLQDRYGVTEPIADDGIVESQDILDRIVIPDHVRAQVNHLIGNGASLTVSDRGFSRETTPQGTDFIVLTKPTLPKYASKSSAKGKKKRLVRKVTKPKRTIVKVKKPKSRGIFRLFKKRKVDHVASR, from the coding sequence TTGGCTTATCAAGGGAAAGTGTCTGGCAAGCTTTTGCTCACTGTGACCGTGCTTTTGTCGAGCACTGCTGTGGGAGCAGCAGCGGGCACTCCTGTGTCACAATTGCCTGTCTCTGAAAAGCGCACAAAGCATCTTGATGCATCGCTGGATGCACCGGTGCAGATCATTGTCTCGCGCAAGGATCAACGCTTGCGCGTGTTCAAGGACGGGGAAGAAATTGCCAGTTCGCGGGTCTCGACTGGCAAGCGTGGCCACACCACCCCGACGGGCATCTATTCGATTCTGGAAAAGCGCCGTCGTCATTACTCCAACCTGTATGACAGTGCGCCGATGCCTTACATGCAGCGCCTGACCTGGTCTGGCATTGCCCTGCATGAATCCAATTCCGTGCCAAGATATCCCGCATCTCATGGCTGCGTCCGCTTGCCCAACGGCTTTGCCAAAAAGCTCTTCAGTCTGACTGAGCGCGGTGCGCATGTGGTCATTGCCAATCGGGATGCTGCGCCGGAACTCATTTCCCATCCTGTTCTCTTCCAGCCACAGGAAATGACATCCTTTGACAAGCTGTCCTCCGTGCAAGCGGCTGAGAGAAAAGCCATCAAGACTTTTGGCAAGGTCGCGCTGTTGTCGAACAAGCCTCCGCTTGATCCTCTGGCGCACCAGATGGCCAAACGTCTGAACAGGTTTGAAGAAATCCGCGACAGTGAAAAGCCTCTGCGCATTTTCATTACCCGTCAGGCCAAGGGCAATCTGGTCCATGAAGTCCAGACCCTGTTGAACAAGCTTGGCTTTGACGCCGGCGAGCCGGATGGCCTTGTCGGTAAAATGACCTTGAACGCGGTACGCGACTTCGTCGCCTCCAAAAAGGGCAGCATCGAAAGCCGCCAGACGTCCCTTTCGACGACCATTGACCAGACCCTTCTGGCCCAGCTTTATCAGGCTGCAGGCAAAGGCGAGGTGCCAACGGGGCATTTGTTTGTCCGCCACAATTTCAAACCGCTCTTTGATGCACCGATCCAGATCCGCAATCCCGAACAGGCCCTCGGGGCACATCTTTTCACAGCGTCCCTGTCGCGTGAAGAAGAAGGCAAGCTGGACTGGCGCGCCCTGAGCCTTGGCGACAAGCTGACGGCTCGACTGCAGGACCGCTATGGTGTGACCGAGCCGATTGCCGATGATGGTATTGTCGAATCCCAAGACATTCTCGACCGCATCGTCATTCCCGATCATGTCCGCGCACAGGTCAATCACCTGATTGGCAATGGTGCCTCGCTCACCGTGTCTGACCGTGGCTTCAGCCGCGAAACCACGCCGCAGGGCACCGACTTCATCGTCCTGACCAAGCCGACCTTGCCGAAATATGCGTCAAAGTCATCCGCCAAGGGCAAGAAAAAACGGTTGGTGCGGAAAGTCACCAAACCAAAGCGCACGATCGTCAAGGTAAAGAAACCCAAAAGCCGTGGTATTTTCCGCCTGTTCAAGAAGCGCAAGGTGGATCATGTCGCCAGTCGCTAA